The genomic segment GTCTTTGGGGACAGATGAGGCCCCGTGCAGCACTATGGGATAGTTGGGAAGAAGTTTCTGGATCCTCTCCAACCGGGCGAAGTCCAGGGTGGGCTCGCCCTTGAACTTGTAGGCCCCGTGCGAGGTCCCGATGGATATGGCCAGGGAATCGCATCCGGTCAGTTCCACGAACCGCTTGGCCTCGTCGGGGTCGGTGTAAACGGATTCCTTGGCGCCGGGCTCGTCCGAGGTCGAGGTCAACTTGCCCAGCTCGGCCTCAACGGGAACATTTCGGGCATGGGCGTATTCCACCACCTGCTTGGTGATGTGGACATTCTCCTCGAAGCCGAAATGCGAGGCGTCTATCATCACCGATGAGAAGCCGTCGTCCACGCAGGCCTTGCACAGCTCAAAGCTGTCGCCGTGGTCCAGGTGTAAAGCGATGGGCAGGTCGGGATAGGTCTCCACCGCGGCTTTCACCAGATGAGTGAGGTACTCCCGGCGGGCGTACTTGCGGGCCCCGGAGGACACCTGCAGGATCAGGGGGGATCTCTCCTCGTGCCCGGCGTCGGCGATGGCCTGGAGCAGCTCCATGTTGTTGACGTTGAAGGCCCCGACGGCATAGCCGCCTTCATAGGCCTTTTTGAACATCTCGCGGGTTCCGACTAATGGCATATTATCCTCCTGATGGTGGTTTTGGATTATATTCTTTTAACCCTACTCTAACTTGATCCCGATATCATCCTGAGCTTCATTGACCGTGCTTCTGGTTATGCCCTCTGAAAGGACAAAGTTCTTCCCGCCGTCATCTGCCAGATTAAGACCTACGCTGTAAAGCCAAACCGTCTTGTCTTGATTGACAACATACCTTAACGGAAGTCCGTTGGCAATGTCGTTATTCTCCGGACTGTCTTTGACTGTTTGGAGTAGCTTGGCAGGATATTTGCCGTTTTTCAGGCGGTAGTTCCTCAGCAGTAAAGCATCCTTAATGACCCTTAAGCCCATTCTTAGCTCATACTCACTTTTAAAGAACGCCGTGTTATTTGGCATGGCTATAGTTACAAATATGTCTCCCTTGGCCACTTTTTTTATATGTTCCTCGTTTTGCTTTAATGCCGGTTTTATGTTAGACCAATATTTTTCCGGACAGACCTTTGTTTCATCAGCAAATTTTTGTTGCAAACTGGAAAAGTTAATCATACTTCGTTTTAGCGAGAAAAAGTGATTCCAGCAAAGTAGAGAATACGCAGGCTGCCGTATAAATTGTACCATAGGTTCTTCGTCTATCCGGCCAATAGAACCACCTTCGATTAAATGACCATGAGTGTCAATTGTCATATATGTTGTTAGTGCTTCCATACTAATTGAAGCATGCATCTCCGGCCATTCTTTCTCAGCCTTTTCTATGGCTTCTTGCAAAAGAATGATTGACCCAGTGTCAAACCGGTCGATATCGTTGACGATGATCCTTTTAACGTATTTGCCGGCCACTATACCAACCATCCGGGCTATCACCGTTTCGGAGCCGCCCGAAATGTCCATGGCCGTCTTCAGGGCTTTGGAATATGTGAGCACCCCCTGCTGTGTCCGGCCCGCAGAAATCTCTGCCCTGCCCTTGATCAGGGCCAGCTTCAGAATCTTTTGCAGGGAAATGTATTTCGGTATCGGGGCGGTGTAGCCTTTCTCGTATTCGAACGGGGTGCGGCAGTACCGGCTGCAGGCCCCTGAGTCCCAGAGTGAAATTTCCTTTTTATATTCGGTTAGGAACCGGTTTGCTTCTTTTGGATCGAAGGTCTTGCCAAAGACCAGGCTGTCCAGCTTCCCTGTTTTAAGGCTGTCCAGGGTCTCGGAGGCTTTAAGGTAATAGTCCCAGGCGTTGGCCTCGATGACCGCAAAATCATAACCACTCTGAAACTCAGCTATCTTGGCTTTTTGGATCCTTTCCAAAGCTCGCTGGCGCCCGGCCTGCCATTGAGAGGAAGCCGTCAGGTCGCCTATCCATCCTATCAGGACTGCCAGCACCACCAGACATACCAGGATCAGGCACATCCACCCGATCACTTTAAGTGTCCAGCCCAGCCATTTCGGTAATTTGCGCATGGTTCTATCCTTTATCCTGGAATCATCCCTCGCCCTATATTCGTTACAAAAGAATGGCTGGCAAGGATTACTTGGTTCTCTTACCAACGTCAGTTTTAACCATTCCCTATTACCCTATGACGTTGGTTTGAATTTTCACGCTGAAAGCGTGCAGGAGTATAGCCGGTGGCTTCAGCCTCCGGTATCCGTAGTATCAACCATCAAGCGCCCTGAAGGGGCGCAGGAGACCTAGTCCCAGATGTAACGCTCGTCATATTTGACCCCATGCGTCTGCAACAAGACCAAGTATTCCTCTTTAAAATCTTTTATCCGGTGATGCTCTTCCTGGTTTTCAATATAACGTGAGACAGTTTCAACCATTGATTCGCTTACCGTAAACGCTCCATAGCCTCTTTGCCATTCAAAATG from the bacterium genome contains:
- a CDS encoding class II fructose-bisphosphate aldolase encodes the protein MPLVGTREMFKKAYEGGYAVGAFNVNNMELLQAIADAGHEERSPLILQVSSGARKYARREYLTHLVKAAVETYPDLPIALHLDHGDSFELCKACVDDGFSSVMIDASHFGFEENVHITKQVVEYAHARNVPVEAELGKLTSTSDEPGAKESVYTDPDEAKRFVELTGCDSLAISIGTSHGAYKFKGEPTLDFARLERIQKLLPNYPIVLHGASSVPKD